Proteins found in one Fusarium keratoplasticum isolate Fu6.1 chromosome 12, whole genome shotgun sequence genomic segment:
- a CDS encoding Protein kinase domain-containing protein, with the protein MPPDGPRITLNSTDCPPTDSPPTRSTIPNPQPDQHANYTYQGSGLIPIEEDNDAPLSDVLRDYQIVGEDGRYWTDKLLRHILTRDRVQYELKRSEYAFRDIDDLVNKVHPLEGSTQTESYLKVFALLLLQDKVKDLELFIKDTVCDEKLPIILEKARRGYRVYSSKNPSKLLECFGNWRSGEHEGFERDQWNVMTTFFGLTKDKTCKEFELTSRMSRPWRKFQFTGTSDRVLHASGTYGTVTRVEFHPTSHSFQDALSEVNIDISGFAIKTLHGTKPEDEPQFRRELDQLKRFSGVAHSHLVTTLGAFKHGDKWNFIFPGAHCDLDEYLEQHDSSWTHGAVDWAFKQLLGITGALDTIHNPSHLNLVPDIVNRYGRHGDIKCDNILCFPVSAQSDQYHLIISDFGISAFNRDTSRSNIPNEKVPGVPGYRPPECDVTGGKISRSFDIWTLGCLFLEFITWVLGGRDLLKDFRHKRVTTYLITGANNNMFYVLKRTENGGYVAQVKPEVTKWIQRLRRHENCSQLIHDVLDLIQHEMLVVLEDKQKKAPIGSTGKRSSSGELKNKLDRIQRKCTEAYCTKGLPRDDKTSLLAPAVEVELNSFAKVSISRQDKAVGE; encoded by the exons ATGCCTCCTGACGGTCCAAGAATTACCCTTAATTCCACCGACTGCCCTCCCACCGACTCCCCTCCCACCCGATCTACTATTCCAAACCCTCAGCCAGATCAACATGCAAACTACACATACCAAGGCAGTGGTCTCATACCTATCGAAGAGGATAATGACGCTCCACTTTCAGACGTGCTCCGCGATTACCAGATTGTTGGCGAAGATGGGCGATACTGGACCGACAAACTGCTGCGCCATATTTTGACCAGAGATCGGGTCCAGTATGAGCTCAAGAGATCAGAATACGCTTTCAGAGAcattgatgatcttgtcaaCAAAGTTCATCCGCTCGAAGGTAGCACTCAAACGGAGTCATACCTCAAGGTCTTTGCGCTTCTCCTGCTTCAGGACAAAGTGAAAGATCTCGAGCTGTTCATCAAGGACACGGTGTGCGATGAAAAACTGCCCATCATCCTTGAGAAGGCCAGGCGTGGATACAGAGTTTATTCCTCAAAAAACCCGTCAAAACTCCTAGAGTGCTTCGGAAACTGGCGGAGTGGCGAACACGAGGGGTTTGAGAGAGACCAGTGGAACGTCATGACAACGTTCTTTGGACTAACCAAGGACAAAACCTGCAAGGAGTTTGAGTTGACGTCTAGGATGTCGCGGCCATGGCGCAAATTCCAGTTCACCGGCACCAGTGACAGGGTATTGCATGCCTCGGGCACATACGGAACGGTCACTCGTGTCGAGTTTCACCCCACCAGCCATTCTTTCCAAGACGCCCTTAGCGAA GTCAACATAGATATAAGTGGCTTTGCCATCAAGACGCTCCATGGCACGAAACCTGAAGACGAACCGCAATTTCGTCGAGAACTCGACCAGCTGAAGCGATTCAGCGGCGTTGCGCATAGCCATCTAGTGACCACATTGGGGGCCTTCAAACATGGCGACAAGTGGAATTTCATCTTCCCAGGCGCCCATTGCGATCTCGATGAGTACTTAGAACAGCACGATTCTTCCTGGACTCATGGTGCAGTTGATTGGGCTTTCAAGCAGCTTTTGGGCATCACCGGCGCGCTTGACACAATCCACAACCCCAGTCACCTCAATCTGGTTCCCGACATTGTGAATAGATACGGAAGACATGGAGACATCAAGTGTGACAACATCCTTTGTTTCCCCGTTTCAGCGCAGTCGGATCAATACCACTTGATCATTTCTGATTTCGGCATCTCAGCCTTCAACCGGGACACAAGCCGGTCCAACATTCCGAACGAGAAAGTCCCGGGCGTTCCAGGGTATCGCCCGCCGGAGTGTGATGTGACGGGTGGCAAGATTTCCAGATCTTTCGACATCTGGACTCTTGGTTGCCTATTCCTCGAATTCATCACATGGGTGCTTGGGGGCCGAGACCTTCTTAAAGACTTTCGTCACAAGAGAGTGACCACGTACCTCATTACCGGTGCTAATAACAACATGTTCTACGTACTGAAAAGAACAGAGAACGGCGGATATGTGGCACAGGTCAAACCTGAAGTCACCAAA TGGATTCAGCGATTACGACGCCATGAGAACTGCTCTCAGTTGATTCATGATGTCCTGGACCTGATTCAACATGAGATGCTGGTTGTTTTGGAGGACAAACAAAAGAAAGCACCTATTGGGTCGACAGGCAAGCGATCCTCGTCCGGGGAGCTGAAGAATAAGCTTGATAGAATCCAACGCAAATGCACCGAGGCCTACTGCACAAAGGGACTTCCAAGGGATGACAAGACATCACTCCTTGCCCCAGCTGTAGAGGTAGAACTGAACTCGTTTGCCAAGGTTTCAATCTCCCGACAAGACAAGGCGGTGGGGGAGTAG
- a CDS encoding Protein kinase domain-containing protein encodes MDWSQDSSLYDTRAPRNVFKYSEMATTIVRLSPDSEKPVIWTMENMEDWNEWFETEYPALDGSESGLVLILARRNGERDFPPVRQVRSDEWLERIKRHETDQPRELPTSSNKNGQRTLRILPFSQDSFHTIVKKFYVHSMIARAISRADIPTFSAAEVEMGPENEQTYPAFVYNCRTSNAWEGDLALTATYFPHCKLTFAIMFGCPISTEKQVLQRLGKVEIEADHPLLMPGILVELERQRHVCLVDDTVNELETQILEIDTFSEDLELMSTEEQARRKQAKRAAWLDTTYLRNQLSNWIVNLEKLQDHADELNHTIFKLPKGPPSAVAALMTRYRGPQEPSEVFYDCCSRTPRLLSYDEPTEGIDLNGDGEKGKAYSFYPLEKEFCEPSQPQQPLEADQVQEAMERAGNRIKSRLRDIIDEYHEKVRDCTMRVDGMAMATQWAQGETNLEIAIAASRDSRHMRSIAVITMIFLPGTFFASIFSMGLFDWGAAGHGEVVSGYFWIYVVLATSFTFVTLSTWWYIGVYRHSRRKENSQGSKWLCRVKARILSLNRKAVDSMV; translated from the exons ATGGACTGGTCCCAAGACAGCTCCCTATATGATACCAGAGCGCCGAGAAATGTCTTCAAGTACAGCGAAATGGCCACAACAATAGTGCGGCTGTCTCCCGACTCCGAG AAACCTGTGATATGGACCATGGAAAACATGGAAGACTGGAATGAGTGGTTTGAGACG GAATAtccggccctcgatgggtcTGAATCTGGACTCGTTCTGAT TTTAGCTAGACGGAATGGGGAGCGTGACTTTCCACCGGTCCGCCAAGTTAGATCGGATGAATGGCTCGAGAGAATAAAGCGTCACGAAACCGACCAGCCACGAGAGCtaccaacctcctccaacaagAACGGCCAACGCACATTGCGGATATTACCGTTCTCCCAAGATTCATTCCATACCATCGTCAAGAAGTTCTACGTCCATAGCATGATAGCTCGTGCTATCAGCAGAGCCGATATACCGACTTTTTCGGCGGCAGAGGTTGAGATGGGCCCCGAAAATGAACAGACGTACCCTGCTTTCG TGTATAATTGCCGGACTTCGAATGCTTGGGAAGGTGACCTGGCCTTGACGGCTACATATTTCCCCCATTGTAAACTTACATTTGCCATCATGTTTGGTTGCCCAATCTCAACAGAGAAGCAAGTGCTACAGCGTCTTGGCAAAGTGGAAATTGAAGCTGATCATCCACTATTGATGCCCGGTATTCTTGTGGAACTAGAGAGACAAAGGCATGTTTGCCTGGTTGACGATACGGTCAACGAGCTGGAAACACAAATTCTCGAGATAGATACGTTTTCCGAAGATCTGGAACTCATGTCTACTGAGGAACAGGCAAGACGAAAACAAGCAAAAAGGGCCGCATGGCTGGACACGACGTATCTCCGCAACCAGTTGAGCAACTGGATTGTCAACCTGGAAAAGCTTCAGGATCATGCAGATGAGCTGAACCACACCATTTTTAAGTTGCCGAAAGGGCCGCCATCAGCTGTGGCTGCGCTCATGACAAGGTACAGAGGCCCTCAAGAGCCTTCTGAGGTATTCTACGATTGCTGCTCTCGGACACCTAGACTTCTCTCTTACGATGAACCTACAGAAGGGATAGATTTAAATGGGGATGGCGAGAAAGGCAAAGCCTATTCGTTCTATCCATTGGAAAAGGAATTTTGCGAACCCTCACAACCACAGCAGCCACTTGAAGCGGATCAAGTACAAGAAGCGATGGAAAGAGCAGGAAACAGGATTAAAAGCCGTCTGCGGGATATCATCGACGAGTACCACGAAAAGGTACGGGATTGCACAATGAGAGTTGACGGCATGGCAATGGCGACACAATGG GCACAAGGAGAAACCAATCTGGAAATCGCAATAGCTGCCAGCCGCGATTCACGTCACATGCGCTCTATTGCTGTCATTACGATGATATTTTTGCCAGGAACCTTTTTTGCG AGTATATTCTCAATGGGACTTTTTGACTGGGGCGCCGCCGGGCATGGCGAAGTTGTGTCAGGGTACTTCTGGATCTATGTGGTCTTGGCTACTTCCTTCACATTCGTTACTCTGAGCACTTGGTGGTATATAGGGGTATATCGTCACTCTAGACGCAAGGAAAACTCCCAGGGAAGCAAGTGGCTCTGTCGTGTGAAGGCCCGGATCTTGAGTCTAAATAGAAAGGCTGTCGACTCGATGGTTTAG